In Thunnus maccoyii chromosome 11, fThuMac1.1, whole genome shotgun sequence, one genomic interval encodes:
- the LOC121907093 gene encoding gamma-crystallin M3-like: MTTTDMTMGKIIFYEDKNFQGRSYECMSDCADMSSYLSRCHSCRVESGCFMVYERPNYMGNQYFMRRGEYSDYMSMMGMSSGIRSCRMIPMHRGQFRMRIYERENFSGQMQELMDDCDNIMDRYRMSECLSCHVMEGQWLMYEQPHYRGKMMYVKPGEYRSFRDMGMSGTKFMSMKRITDMC; the protein is encoded by the exons ATGACCACTACTGACATGACCATGGGCAAG ATCATCTTCTACGAGGACAAGAACTTCCAGGGGCGCTCCTATGAGTGCATGAGTGACTGTGCTGATATGTCCTCCTACCTGAGCAGGTGCCACTCCTGCAGGGTGGAGAGCGGCTGCTTCATGGTCTACGAGCGCCCCAACTACATGGGAAACCAGTATTTCATGAGGAGGGGAGAGTACTCTGACTACATGAGCATGATGGGAATGAGCAGTGGAATCAGGTCTTGCCGTATGATCCCCATG CACAGAGGCCAGTTCAGGATGAGGATCTACGAGAGGGAGAACTTCAGTGGTCAGATGCAGGAGCTGATGGATGACTGTGACAACATCATGGACCGCTACCGCATGAGTGAGTGCCTGTCCTGCCACGTGATGGAAGGCCAGTGGCTGATGTACGAGCAGCCCCACTACAGAGGCAAGATGATGTACGTGAAGCCCGGCGAGTACAGGAGCTTCAGGGACATGGGCATGAGTGGCACCAAGTTCATGAGCATGAAGCGTATCACCGACATGTGctag
- the LOC121907172 gene encoding gamma-crystallin M3-like has protein sequence MSNIGMSMRGKIIFYEERNFQGRSYECTSDCADMSSYLSRCQSCRVESGCFMVYDRPNFMGNQCFMRRGEYADYMSMMGMRDCIRSCRMIPMHRGSFRMRIYERENFGGQMQELMDDCDSIMDRYRMNECQSCHVMEGHWLLFEQPHFRGKMMYVKPGEYRNFREMGMSGMRFMSMRRIMDSCN, from the exons ATGAGCAACATCGGCATGAGCATGAGGGGCAAG atcaTCTTCTACGAGGAGAGGAACTTCCAGGGTCGCTCTTATGAGTGCACAAGCGACTGTGCTGATATGTCCTCCTACCTGAGCAGGTGCCAGTCCTGCAGGGTGGAGAGCGGCTGCTTCATGGTCTATGACCGCCCCAACTTCATGGGAAACCAGTGTTTCATGAGGAGGGGCGAGTACGCTGACTACATGAGCATGATGGGAATGAGAGACTGCATCAGGTCTTGCCGTATGATCCCCATG CACAGAGGATCCTTCAGGATGAGGATCTACGAGAGAGAGAACTTCGGTGGTCAGATGCAGGAGCTGATGGACGACTGTGACTCCATCATGGACCGCTACCGTATGAATGAGTGCCAGTCCTGCCACGTGATGGAGGGCCATTGGCTGCTGTTCGAGCAGCCCCACTTCAGAGGCAAGATGATGTATGTGAAGCCCGGAGAGTACAGGAACTTCAGGGAGATGGGCATGAGTGGCATGAGGTTCATGAGCATGAGGCGCATCATGGACTCTTGCAACTAA
- the LOC121907530 gene encoding gamma-crystallin M3-like — MTMGKIIFYEERNFQGRSYECMSDCSDMSSYLSRCHSCRVESGCFMVYDRPNYMGNQYFMRRGEYADYMSMMGMRDCIRSCRMIPMHRGTYRMRIYERENFAGQMQELMEDCDNIQERFRMNECLSCHVMEGHWLMYEQPHYRGKMMYVKPGEYRNFRDMGMSGTKFMSMKRIMDM; from the exons ATGACCATGGGCAAG ATCATCTTCTACGAGGAGAGGAACTTCCAGGGCCGTTCCTATGAGTGCATGAGCGACTGCTCTGATATGTCCTCCTACCTGAGCAGGTGCCACTCCTGCAGGGTGGAGAGCGGCTGCTTCATGGTCTACGACCGCCCCAACTACATGGGAAACCAGTATTTCATGAGGAGGGGCGAGTATGCTGACTACATGAGCATGATGGGAATGAGGGACTGCATCAGGTCTTGCCGTATGATCCCCATG cacagaggaacCTACAGGATGAGGATCTACGAGAGGGAGAACTTTGCTGGTCAGATGCAGGAGCTGATGGAGGACTGTGACAACATCCAGGAGCGTTTCCGCATGAATGAATGCCTGTCCTGCCATGTGATGGAAGGTCACTGGCTGATGTACGAGCAGCCCCACTACAGAGGCAAGATGATGTACGTGAAGCCCGGCGAGTACAGGAACTTCAGGGACATGGGCATGAGTGGCACTAAGTTCATGAGCATGAAGCGTATCATGGACATGTAA
- the LOC121907529 gene encoding uncharacterized protein LOC121907529 → MLTPEPKTQQGPLLQLTTDCIIAPHKHLGSHGILAAMRMSVRQIMAIQTLTVGQKDNHLWHVLRKGRPTASHFGSVLMVKRPLISKLCGNQDLQGVLALQWDIANEQEWINAFEDATGMKVRGSGLWLADSWVLGASPDGLAGETDIIEVKYPFQWGDHTIEEAVQDKSLYLHQKEGGAFHQKDDHHYWHQEQGQLHMSGKTTYCFTIWTPKQCVIIPISRDDFWQPNVGILESFYKDHMPPQLV, encoded by the coding sequence ATGCTCACTCCCGAGCCTAAAACCCAGCAGGGACCTCTGCTTCAACTCACCACTGACTGTATCATTGCCCCCCACAAACACCTGGGCAGTCATGGCATCCTTGCAGCTATGAGGATGTCAGTGAGGCAGATAATGGCCATCCAGACATTGACAGTGGGGCAGAAGGACAATCATCTCTGGCATGTTCTGAGGAAAGGTCGGCCGACGGCAAGCCACTTTGGAAGTGTGCTGATGGTGAAGCGCCCCCTCATTTCCAAGCTCTGTGGGAATCAGGACCTGCAAGGAGTACTGGCTCTACAGTGGGATATAGCTAACGAGCAGGAATGGATCAATGCATTTGAAGATGCCACCGGCATGAAGGTCAGAGGGTCTGGTTTGTGGCTGGCTGACTCTTGGGTCCTGGGTGCCTCCCCAGATGGTCTGGCTGGAGAGACAGACATCATTGAGGTGAAGTACCCATTCCAGTGGGGGGACCATACTATTGAGGAAGCAGTGCAGGATAAGTCCTTGTACCTTCATCAGAAGGAAGGTGGCGCCTTCCACCAGAAGGATGATCACCACTACTGGCACCAAGAACAGGGGCAGCTTCACATGTCTGGGAAGACCACCTACTGTTTCACCATCTGGACACCCAAGCAGTGTGTGATCATACCCATCTCCCGTGATGACTTCTGGCAGCCTAATGTGGGGATCTTGGAGTCCTTCTACAAGGATCACATGCCTCCACAGCTTGTGTAG
- the LOC121906930 gene encoding gamma-crystallin M3-like, translating into MGKIIFYEERNFQGRSYECMSDCAELTSYLSRCQSCRVESGCFMVYDRPNFMGNQFFMRRGEYADYMSMMGMSGGIRSCRMIPMHRGQFRMRIYERENFSGQMHELVDDCDSIQDRFRMNDCQSCHVMEGHWLMYEQPHYRGKMMYVKPGEYRSFRDMGMSGTKFMSMRRIMDMC; encoded by the exons ATGGGCAAG atCATCTTCTACGAGGAGAGGAACTTCCAGGGCCGCTCCTATGAGTGCATGAGCGACTGTGCTGAGCTGACCTCCTACCTGAGCAGGTGCCAGTCCTGCAGGGTGGAGAGTGGCTGCTTCATGGTCTACGACCGCCCCAACTTCATGGGAAACCAGTTTTTCATGAGGAGGGGCGAGTACGCTGACTACATGAGCATGATGGGAATGAGCGGTGGTATCAGGTCTTGCCGTATGATCCCCATG cacagaggCCAGTTCAGGATGAGGATCTACGAGAGGGAGAACTTCAGTGGTCAGATGCATGAGCTGGTGGATGACTGTGACTCCATCCAGGACCGCTTCCGCATGAATGACTGCCAGTCCTGCCATGTGATGGAAGGCCACTGGCTGATGTACGAGCAGCCCCACTACAGAGGCAAGATGATGTACGTGAAGCCCGGCGAGTACAGGAGCTTCAGGGACATGGGCATGAGTGGCACCAAGTTCATGAGCATGAGGCGTATCATGGATATGTGCTAA
- the LOC121906932 gene encoding gamma-crystallin M3-like isoform X1 produces MTMGRIIFYEDRNFQGRHYETSSDCPELTSYLSRCHSCRVESGCFMVYDRPNYMGNQYFMRRGEYADYMSMMGMRDCIRSCRMIPMHRGTYRMRIYERENFGGQMHELMEDCDNIQDRYRMTDCLSCHVMDGHWLMYEQPHYRGKMMYMRPGEYRSFRELGMSGMRFMSMRRIMDSCN; encoded by the exons ATGACCATGGGCAGG ATCATCTTCTACGAGGACAGGAACTTCCAGGGTCGCCACTATGAGACCAGCAGTGACTGCCCTGAGCTGACCTCCTACCTGAGCAGGTGCCACTCTTGCAGGGTGGAGAGCGGCTGCTTCATGGTCTACGACCGCCCCAACTACATGGGAAACCAGTATTTCATGAGGAGGGGCGAGTATGCTGACTACATGAGCATGATGGGAATGAGAGACTGCATCAGGTCTTGCCGTATGATCCCTATG cacagaggaacCTACAGGATGAGGATCTATGAGAGAGAGAACTTCGGTGGTCAGATGCATGAGCTGATGGAGGACTGCGACAACATCCAGGACCGCTACCGCATGACTGACTGCCTGTCCTGCCATGTGATGGACGGCCACTGGCTGATGTACGAGCAGCCCCACTACAGAGGCAAGATGATGTACATGAGGCCTGGAGAGTACAGGAGCTTCAGGGAGCTGGGCATGAGTGGCATGAGGTTCATGAGCATGAGGCGCATCATGGACTCTTGCAACTGA
- the LOC121906932 gene encoding gamma-crystallin M3-like isoform X2, protein MGKIIFYEDRNFQGRHYETSSDCPELTSYLSRCHSCRVESGCFMVYDRPNYMGNQYFMRRGEYADYMSMMGMRDCIRSCRMIPMHRGTYRMRIYERENFGGQMHELMEDCDNIQDRYRMTDCLSCHVMDGHWLMYEQPHYRGKMMYMRPGEYRSFRELGMSGMRFMSMRRIMDSCN, encoded by the exons ATGGGCAAG ATCATCTTCTACGAGGACAGGAACTTCCAGGGTCGCCACTATGAGACCAGCAGTGACTGCCCTGAGCTGACCTCCTACCTGAGCAGGTGCCACTCTTGCAGGGTGGAGAGCGGCTGCTTCATGGTCTACGACCGCCCCAACTACATGGGAAACCAGTATTTCATGAGGAGGGGCGAGTATGCTGACTACATGAGCATGATGGGAATGAGAGACTGCATCAGGTCTTGCCGTATGATCCCTATG cacagaggaacCTACAGGATGAGGATCTATGAGAGAGAGAACTTCGGTGGTCAGATGCATGAGCTGATGGAGGACTGCGACAACATCCAGGACCGCTACCGCATGACTGACTGCCTGTCCTGCCATGTGATGGACGGCCACTGGCTGATGTACGAGCAGCCCCACTACAGAGGCAAGATGATGTACATGAGGCCTGGAGAGTACAGGAGCTTCAGGGAGCTGGGCATGAGTGGCATGAGGTTCATGAGCATGAGGCGCATCATGGACTCTTGCAACTGA
- the LOC121906899 gene encoding gamma-crystallin M3-like translates to MKQSEFTKINFIKGQLKAISKSVHTVFCFFLLQIIFYEDRNFQGRSYECMSDCSDMSTYLSRCTSCRVESGCFMVYDRPNYMGNQYFLRRGEYSDYNSFGMSDSIRSCRLIPQHRGTYRMRIYERENFQGQSHELMEDCDNIQDRYRMSDCQSCNVMDGHWLMYEQPHYRGRMMYMRPGEYRSMRDMGYSGMRLCSARRIMDSC, encoded by the exons ATGAAACAATCTGAGTTcacaaaaattaattttataaaaGGACAACTTAAAGCCATTTCCAAATCAGTTcatacagttttttgtttttttcttctacagATCATCTTCTACGAGGACAGGAACTTCCAGGGTCGCTCCTATGAGTGCATGAGCGACTGCTCTGATATGTCCACCTACCTGAGCAGGTGTACTTCCTGCAGGGTGGAGAGTGGCTGCTTCATGGTATACGACCGCCCCAACTACATGGGAAACCAGTATTTCCTAAGGAGGGGAGAGTACTCTGACTACAATTCTTTTGGCATGAGTGACTCTATCCGATCCTGCCGTTTAATTCCTCAG CACAGAGGAACCTACAGGATGAGGATCTATGAGAGGGAGAACTTCCAAGGCCAGAGTCACGAGCTGATGGAGGACTGTGACAACATCCAGGACCGCTACCGCATGTCTGACTGCCAGTCCTGCAACGTGATGGATGGCCACTGGCTGATGTACGAGCAGCCCCACTACAGAGGCAGGATGATGTACATGAGGCCTGGAGAGTACAGGAGCATGAGAGATATGGGATACAGCGGCATGAGGCTCTGCTCCGCCAGGCGTATTATGGATTCCTGCTGA
- the LOC121906931 gene encoding gamma-crystallin M2-like isoform X2: MGKIVFFEDKNFQGRCHECSIDCPDLRSYFSHCNSIKVESGCWVLYERPNYTGYQYILSPGEYPDYQQWMGFNDSIKSCRSVYGKSWKIRFYEKQDFAGQAVECVDDCPSVYEAFKFREFHSCVVMDGAWVLYELPDYHGQQYFLERGEYHNYTDWGATSPAVGSFRMITDF, encoded by the exons ATGGGGAAG ATTGTGTTCTTTGAGGATAAGAATTTCCAAGGCCGATGCCATGAGTGCAGCATTGACTGCCCAGACCTGCGCTCTTACTTCAGCCACTGCAACTCCATCAAAGTGGAGAGTGGCTGCTGGGTGCTGTACGAGCGCCCTAACTACACTGGTTACCAGTACATCCTGAGCCCCGGGGAATACCCTGATTACCAGCAGTGGATGGGATTCAATGACAGCATCAAGTCATGTCGCTCT GTATATGGAAAGTCCTGGAAGATCAGATTCTACGAAAAGCAGGACTTTGCAGGTCAAGCGGTAGAGTGTGTTGACGATTGCCCATCGGTTTACGAGGCCTTCAAGTTTCGGGAGTTCCACTCCTGTGTGGTGATGGATGGTGCTTGGGTCCTCTACGAACTGCCCGACTATCACGGACAGCAGTACTTCCTGGAACGTGGCGAGTACCACAACTATACAGATTGGGGTGCCACCTCCCCTGCTGTGGGCTCCTTCCGCATGATCACAGATTTTTAG
- the LOC121906931 gene encoding gamma-crystallin M2-like isoform X1, whose protein sequence is MGKIVFFEDKNFQGRCHECSIDCPDLRSYFSHCNSIKVESGCWVLYERPNYTGYQYILSPGEYPDYQQWMGFNDSIKSCRSVKNVYGKSWKIRFYEKQDFAGQAVECVDDCPSVYEAFKFREFHSCVVMDGAWVLYELPDYHGQQYFLERGEYHNYTDWGATSPAVGSFRMITDF, encoded by the exons ATGGGGAAG ATTGTGTTCTTTGAGGATAAGAATTTCCAAGGCCGATGCCATGAGTGCAGCATTGACTGCCCAGACCTGCGCTCTTACTTCAGCCACTGCAACTCCATCAAAGTGGAGAGTGGCTGCTGGGTGCTGTACGAGCGCCCTAACTACACTGGTTACCAGTACATCCTGAGCCCCGGGGAATACCCTGATTACCAGCAGTGGATGGGATTCAATGACAGCATCAAGTCATGTCGCTCTGTCAAGAAT GTATATGGAAAGTCCTGGAAGATCAGATTCTACGAAAAGCAGGACTTTGCAGGTCAAGCGGTAGAGTGTGTTGACGATTGCCCATCGGTTTACGAGGCCTTCAAGTTTCGGGAGTTCCACTCCTGTGTGGTGATGGATGGTGCTTGGGTCCTCTACGAACTGCCCGACTATCACGGACAGCAGTACTTCCTGGAACGTGGCGAGTACCACAACTATACAGATTGGGGTGCCACCTCCCCTGCTGTGGGCTCCTTCCGCATGATCACAGATTTTTAG
- the crygs4 gene encoding crystallin, gamma S4 has translation MEKIVFYEDRDFQGKSYDCKGDSADLHGYIRRCNSVKVEGGWWVLFERNNFTGYQYVIGPGEYNDYHHWMGFNDCVRSCRIIKNAKGPCKLKLFDRPNFDGQSLELTENMKSFQEKWPTREVQSCKVLEGSWVFFEHPNFCGRQYLLEKGEYRHHSVWGALKATVGSIRRIMEL, from the exons ATGGAGAAG ATTGTGTTTTACGAGGATAGGGACTTCCAGGGAAAGTCCTATGACTGCAAAGGGGACTCAGCTGACCTGCATGGCTACATCCGCCGATGTAACTCAGTCAAGGTAGAGGGAGGCTGGTGGGTGCTATTTGAGCGCAACAACTTCACAGGCTACCAGTACGTTATCGGTCCAGGGGAATACAATGACTACCACCACTGGATGGGCTTCAATGACTGTGTCAGATCCTGCAGGATCATCAAAAAC GCCAAAGGGCCATGCAAGCTGAAGCTGTTCGACCGGCCAAACTTTGACGGCCAATCTCTGGagttgacagaaaacatgaagtCTTTCCAGGAGAAGTGGCCCACACGTGAAGTCCAGTCCTGCAAGGTCCTAGAGGGGTCCTGGGTGTTCTTTGAACATCCCAACTTCTGTGGTCGCCAGTACCTGCTGGAGAAAGGGGAGTACCGACACCACTCAGTGTGGGGAGCTCT